One window of the Zea mays cultivar B73 chromosome 3, Zm-B73-REFERENCE-NAM-5.0, whole genome shotgun sequence genome contains the following:
- the LOC118476806 gene encoding uncharacterized protein, whose product FCLRVGCDQSHEQVDPEALDRSFFMRVMAARSPNVRLQKAIDRKNQSSMLKCPHSAPPKRPRARFARLSAETEAAEKAPVEPKPRVERICAMRASPIRTKTARVECPSERKKALTTPRSKAVRSRQELFHNVKHQKESLAAAARKGTVVKSLFMSTTRKKEPVQTLAADKSKGAVSEVCSKLRKLNLACREVPSRYISQPQPKNTKTAKKSEETTVAKSEKRGLESKTNAKKKILGRSVKRANAGPNGENRNGCSTAADESSLAETAGSHQERKVVLRELRIEVDASRRGNSDDNKENVSSALSEEALDNSSHYGSENRLLENNENVPLKENVALKVTDVSKKVHQEQAGKLKKTTNPRVLWDGGKKRENISSVDVLSN is encoded by the exons AGGTCGACCCTGAGGCCCTGGACAGGAGCTTCTTTATGCGG GTCATGGCGGCGAGAAGCCCCAACGTGAGGCTACAGAAGGCTATCGACAGGAAGAACCAGAG CTCGATGCTGAAATGCCCGCACTCTGCGCCACCGAAGCGTCCGAGAGCTCGGTTCGCGAGGCTGAGCGCAGAGactgaggccgcggagaaggcacCGGTGGAGCCCAAGCCAAGGGTCGAGCGGATCTGCGCCATGCGAGCATCCCCAATTCGCACCAAGACAGCGAGGGTCGAATGTCCCAGCGAGAGGAAGAAGGCACTGACCACGCCGCGGAGCAAGGCCGTTCGGTCGAGGCAGGAGCTGTTCCACAACGTGAAGCACCAGAAGGAGTCGTTGGCCGCTGCAGCCAGGAAAGGGACAGTTGTCAAGTCTCTGTTCATGAGCACGACGCGAAAAAAGGAACCGGTCCAGACGCTAGCGGCAGATAAGAGCAAGGGGGCGGTGTCCGAGGTCTGTTCGAAGCTGAGGAAGCTGAACTTGGCGTGTCGGGAGGTGCCGAGCAGGTACATATCTCAGCCTCAACCGAAGAATACGAAGACTGCCAAGAAGAGTGAAGAGACCACGGTGGCCAAGAGCGAGAAGCGGGGGCTAGAATCCAAAACCAATGCCAAGAAGAAAATTTTAGGACGCTCAGTGAAGCGTGCTAATGCCGGACCTAACGGAGAGAACCGAAATGGTTGCAGCACTGCTGCAGACGAGAGCTCGCTTGCAGAAACTGCTGGCTCCCATCAGGAAAGGAAGGTTGTGCTGCGGGAATTGAGAATCGAGGTGGATGCATCGCGACGTGGCAATTCAGATGACAACAAGGAGAATGTGTCCAGTGCTCTGAGTGAAGAAGCATTGGACAATTCATCACATTATGGAAGTGAAAACAGACTGTTGGAGAACAATGAGAATGTTCCTCTGAAGGAGAATGTTGCTCTGAAGGTAACTGATGTTTCC AAGAAAGTGCATCAAGAGCAGGCAGGAAAGCTCAAGAAAACCACCAATCCTAGGGTCTTATGGGATGG AGGAAAGAAGAGAGAGAACATTAGCTCTGTCGATGTGCTCTCAAACTGA
- the LOC103652228 gene encoding alpha-galactosidase 3, producing MTYIADKNNKWASYAGPGGWDDPDMLEVGNGGMTLAEYLSHFSIWALMKAPLLIGCDVRNMTSETMEILSNKEVIQVNQDPLGVQGRKILGQGKYGCREVWAGPLSGNRLVVALWNRCSDTANVTMKLPAVGLDGYAAYSVRDLWKHETLSENVVGTFGAQVDVHDTKMYIFSPATIVASV from the exons ATGACATACATTGCTGATAAGAACAACAAGTGGGCATCATATGCTGGACCTGGTGGTTGGGATG ACCCAGATATGCTGGAAGTAGGCAATGGTGGCATGACCTTAGCAGAGTATCTCTCACATTTTAGCATATGGGCTCTCATGAAG GCCCCTCTATTAATTGGTTGTGATGTCAGAAACATGACTTCTGAAACAATGGAAATACTGAGCAACAAAGAAGTAATTCAAGTAAACCAAG ATCCTCTTGGAGTTCAAGGAAGAAAAATTTTAGGACAAGGAAAATATGGATGTCGTGAG GTGTGGGCTGGTCCCCTTTCTGGGAATCGGCTTGTTGTTGCTCTGTGGAACCGTTGTTCAGATACTGCTAACGTTACAATGAAACTGCCAGCAGTAGGCCTTGATGGGTATGCTGCCTATTCTGTTAGGGATCTGTGGAAG CATGAAACTCTATCGGAAAATGTCGTAGGAACTTTTGGCGCTCAAGTTGACGTGCATGACACCAAGATGTACATCTTTTCTCCTGCAACCATTGTCGCTTCGGTTTGA
- the LOC103650644 gene encoding 15-cis-phytoene desaturase, chloroplastic/chromoplastic-like, with protein sequence MLELVFAPVDEWIGRSDTEIIDATIEELAKLFPNEIAADQSKAKILKYHIVKTPRSVYKTVPNCEPCRPLQRSPIEGFYLAGDYTKQKYLASMEGAVLSGKLCAQSIVQDYSRLALRSQKSLQSGEVPVPS encoded by the exons ATGTTGGAGTTGGTCTTTGCTCCTGTAGACGAATGGATTGGTCGAAGTGACACTGAAATCATCGATGCAACTATTGAAGAGCTAGCCAAGTTATTTCCTAATGAAATTGCTGCTGATCAGAGTAAAGCAAAGATTCTTAAGTATCATATTGTGAAGACACCGAG ATCGGTTTACAAAACTGTCCCAAACTGTGAGCCTTGCCGGCCTCTCCAAAGGTCACCTATCGAAGGTTTCTATCTAGCTGGTGATTACACAAAGCAGAAATACCTGGCTTCTATGGAAGGTGCAGTCCTATCCGGGAAGCTTTGCGCCCAGTCCATAGTGCAG GATTATAGCAGGCTCGCACTCAGGAGCCAGAAAAGCCTACAATCAGGAGAAGTTCCTGTCCCATCTTAG